One Tomitella gaofuii DNA segment encodes these proteins:
- the cobF gene encoding precorrin-6A synthase (deacetylating): MTGPAGARRRVLVVGIGAGGLDQVTVEAVRALNAADVFLVTDKDGSGGAAGAGDLVRLREAVIARHRTGPGRRMVRVTDPPRNRAPRDDAEYGVAVQDWHAARARAWADALTGALPDGGTAVVPVWGDPALYDSAVRVLERARVLGADLDYEVIPGVSSLTLLAARHRLVLNRIGGAVLVTTGRRLAADAAGGADDLAVMLDGGLACAGLPGEWDIHWGANLGTDDEELVAGRLAEVLPAIRAARARAKAARGWVMDVYLLRRA, translated from the coding sequence GTGACCGGCCCGGCGGGCGCCCGTCGCCGGGTCCTGGTCGTCGGCATCGGCGCGGGCGGCCTCGACCAGGTGACGGTCGAGGCGGTCCGCGCGCTGAACGCGGCGGACGTCTTCCTGGTGACGGACAAGGACGGCAGCGGCGGCGCCGCGGGCGCCGGCGATCTGGTGCGCCTGCGTGAGGCGGTCATCGCGCGGCACCGCACCGGCCCAGGCCGCCGGATGGTGCGGGTGACGGATCCGCCGCGGAACCGCGCACCGCGCGACGACGCCGAATACGGTGTCGCGGTGCAGGACTGGCATGCCGCCCGTGCACGCGCCTGGGCGGACGCCCTGACAGGGGCGCTGCCCGACGGCGGGACCGCGGTGGTGCCGGTGTGGGGCGATCCGGCGCTGTACGACTCGGCGGTGCGCGTGCTCGAGCGGGCGCGCGTCCTGGGCGCGGACCTGGACTACGAGGTGATCCCGGGGGTCAGCAGCCTGACCCTGCTGGCCGCGCGGCACCGGCTGGTGCTCAACAGGATCGGCGGAGCGGTGCTCGTCACCACGGGCCGTCGGCTGGCGGCCGACGCGGCGGGCGGCGCGGACGACCTGGCGGTCATGCTCGACGGCGGACTCGCCTGCGCCGGCCTGCCCGGCGAGTGGGACATCCACTGGGGCGCCAACCTGGGCACGGACGACGAGGAGCTGGTGGCCGGGCGGCTGGCCGAAGTGCTTCCCGCCATCCGCGCCGCGCGGGCCCGCGCGAAGGCCGCACGCGGGTGGGTGATGGACGTGTACCTGCTGCGCCGGGCGTAG